The following is a genomic window from Dehalogenimonas sp. 4OHTPN.
TGCCCGGGGTTTCCTGGAACAGGCTGGATACCACATAATCGATTCCAACTGGCGCTGCGCTGAAGGCGAAATCGATATCGTTTGCCGTGACGGCGATCAGACGGTCTTTGTAGAGGTCCGGGCAAAATCATCCGCTGAATTCGGCACCCCGGCCGAATCTATAGGCCACCGTAAACAGGCAAGGCTGATCGCGGCGGCTGAGAATTATTGTACGGAGCATGCGTTATCCGAAAACTGGCGGATTGACTTTATCGGCATCGAGTTCCGGTACGGCGGGCACCAGACCGAGCAT
Proteins encoded in this region:
- a CDS encoding YraN family protein, with the translated sequence MKRQQTGRLAESLARGFLEQAGYHIIDSNWRCAEGEIDIVCRDGDQTVFVEVRAKSSAEFGTPAESIGHRKQARLIAAAENYCTEHALSENWRIDFIGIEFRYGGHQTEHIKYAVSGRE